aagcaaaaaactgaactttagaagtgataatatttatttgtagactaaactaaaatatcaacaaaatgaaataaatagaATAAAATCATAACAAAGTAAATTCAAATAAATTCTGTTTCACACCCATTTTAAAGCATTTACTTTTATCTAATGGGTTAGAGACACgttgtttataaaatattaaataatatcccaaaactaaaaagtttacatattttatatacatactattatttatatatttatatatatttatttatttatttatttatcattggGCAAGCCCACTTACAATTAATGTTAAACTATAAATTCATACCAGTATCTACATCTCTGGTTACAATACAAGAAGTTATcgacataatataatattactcAAGACAAGAGTAGACAAAACCTGAGGTAGGAATGAGTCGAAGGTTGCAAAGAAATTTATGTTATCATATTGATATGAAGTTGTTAAATCCATAGTTAGTGCGATGTATAGGGTCAGGCCTGTTCCGTTCCGACCCGGGGGTGCAAGATGTGCGAAGCACTCGGCGGCAAATCATGGGGGGCGACGCGATCCGCCCTATATATATTGAGAACaactaattataaaaattataaaaacataaatatatgaTTATAGTTGTACTAATTAGTAACAGAAAGGTTGAATTTAagaaaataaattgtaattgtacatttaaacttcaatttttatataggtatacaACTTCAGATCACAACCTGAAGGATCATCATTAAACTTAACCCAGGAACATTTTTTCTCAGAACATCCCACCTTTTTGTGGAtgacgaaaaaaaattatatagctCTTGCACaagattaaaaaaatgtattgtagCATCTGACACCTTAGAAGCGTCGTTTACTGTTAGGTTCAAAGTATGAGCAGCACAAGGTACAAAAAGTGCTCTCGAATTCTCATCAAGAATGCATTTTTGAAGCCCAACATGCTTTCCTttcatgtttgccccattatcataacCTTATCCCgtaatatattttatatctaaatttaattttttcaaaatttcagtCACAAATTTATATATCCCTTCCCCGGTAGAGTCTAGTATTGGAAAACGCAATAAAGCTTTCCTTAACTTCAACCTTTCTTGAAGTGGTGTTAAGGACCACATACCTCAGAACTAGACTAATTTGCTCAGTATGGACTAGTGTGTGGTGTACAAtctaatattattgaaaaatattttgaactgcGAACCATTTCTAAAATATTATTTCTTACTTTAGACGACAATAATTCAATTATTTCATTCTGTATTTGCATGCCTAAATAATGTACAAGTACAAGTTAACTTCAAGGTTAAGTACAAgtaaacattacaaaaatgaGCTCTAcagaaaaattttgttttttctgcaaaaaaaagGTAGTTCATGCTGTAATGTGCAGTATTTGTAAGGGAAATTATTTTCACGAGAGTTGTGCAGAAAAATCTGGAGCAATGAAAGGAAATACAATCAAATGTGGTCAATGTGCAAAAAGTGAGGTTAAGTCGGATGAAGTCGATTTTTCTTCAAACAAATCAAAGGAAATCTCAGAGTTTCAAAAGTTATTTCAGAAAATGGAAGAATCTATGGAATTCCTGAGCAGCAAATTTGATACTCTTACAGTGGAAAATCAAAATGCATTACGGGAATTGCGAGATATGAAAAGAGAAAATATCCAATTAAAAACCAAAGTTAGCCAGCTGGAAAAAAGAATCTGTGAACTAGAAATCAAAGAATTTTCCTGTAACCTAGAGATTCACGGAACTCAAATCAAAAATGAAGATCCCAAAGAAGTTCTAATGGAAATTGCTAATGATCTTTTATCATGTAATTTTAATAGTCAAGATGTGTCAGACTGCTTCAAACAAGAAACCAAAAATGGAGCAATAATTGTTGCAAAGATGAGATCACGTGATATAAAAACTAAGTTTATCAAAGCACGAAAAAATCGTAAAATGGAATCTAATATGCTGAGTTGCAACAAAAACAAAGAGAATACCTCAAAGATCTATATAAACGAGCAGCTCACCTTTACAAACAGAAACTTGTTTAACAttgcatacaaattaaaaaaggaaAGGAAATACAAATACTGTTGGACAAAAAATGGTAGggtatatgtaaaaaaatctgaTGATTCTGAGCCAATTTACATTCACAATGAGGATATTATCAAAACTCTTTAATATTATTTGTGTGAACATTATAGTAAAATGGAAAATACGTTAGTAAAATGGATAATGAttgtaaattgcaaataaaatttaaactggatAAAGTACAGTGTGATAATAGTACTGAGTTTAACATACTCTACCTGAATGCTCAGTCTTTGAGAAATAAGATATTGAACTTTGAAACGTTAGTTGTTAAGTTAAATATGCCAGATTTAATTGTAGTGGCCGAACATTGGCTGAGAGTGGGTGAAGAAACATATTTTAATGTGAATGGTTATAGTTCAGTTTTTGTTTGTAGGGATAAAGAAGGTGGTGGTGTAGGGTTATTTGTTAAAAGCTGTTACGAGTACTCAGAAGTCTACAGATATAATAAAAAGTGTTCAATGTTATTTTTACAGATCGATAGAAGTATTATAGTGGGTGGAGTATATCGACCTCAAGATTTCTACTGCAATGAACTTTTTGATGCACTGGATACAGCACTAAACATATTTGTGAATAAAAAAATTCCAGTTTGGATACTAGGTGACTTTAACATAGACCTTATTCAAGAGAGTATCCCACAAAAATTAGTTTGTCAAACAATTGTGTCCAACGGTTTTAGtatattaaataaaactaaccCTACCAGAATCACCAATCATTCGGCTACATGTATTGATTATGTGATGACAAACACTTTAAACTTTGATGCAACGTTATATATAGTAGATGAAGGTTTCGGTGATCATCAACTGCAGCTATTAAAGGTAAAAAACACATCATTTATAACCACTGACAAGTATTATACAGTAACAACTTTAAACAAACTGAAATTCAAAAATGAAATATACAGCTTGCAAAATCAGATTTGGAATGAACCTGATTCTTTATGTGATGAAATATTACGtgtttatttaaataatcttaatacaaaaacaattaaaaatcgaTTTCGACAAAAAAGTGCACCATGGTTTAATGTCACATTACATAACCTTGTTTTAAAAAGAGATTTTCATTATAGAAGGCATAGACAATTCCCTAATAGTAAGTTCTTACAAGATGTTTATAAGTCCGTGCAAAATGAACTACTGAAAGCAGTAGGCAAAGCAAAAAAAGACTATTTCACGAATAAATTATCCGATGCACAAGGCAATAGTAAAAAATTATGGGCAACTATCAATCACCTTATTCATAATGccgaaaatacaaaaaaaaacaataacaatacatGAACTACACTATCAGAACTCGATATATAATAAATCTGAGGAGCTATCAAAccaattaaacaaatatttttcacaAGTAGGAAAATCTCTGTCAAAAAACATAACACCTTCAACAAGCACTCCAATAAATGTATCACCAAAAGAATATATATTTGAATGGCAACAAGTCTTAGAAATTAATGTTCAAGAGGTtgtaagaaaactaaaaaaaggcAAATCTCCTGGCTGGGATGGCTTTGGTGTTGATATTATCAGGGAGTTTGAAGAGGAGCTTCTACCGATTATAACTAAATTAGTTAACCTTTCTCTTGTCACTGGAACAATCCCGAGCTCTATGAAAATGGCAATAGTGATACCACTTTATAAGGGAGGAGACTCAAAACAGCCAGGAAGTTATCGGCCAATATCTCTCTTAACAGCTATGTCAAAGATATTAGAATCATGTGTAAATCTTCAAATCGTAAACTTCTTGAATACAACTGGTGCCTGGTTTAATCGACAATATGGTTTCAGACATAATTCCAGCACAGTGTCAGCAGCTACCGATTTGATTACAGATATATATAGTAACTTAGACAAAGGATTAAGCTGTGTATTTGTATCACTAGATTTACAAAAAGCTTTTGATACAGTTAACCATGAGTTAC
This genomic window from Diabrotica virgifera virgifera chromosome 1, PGI_DIABVI_V3a contains:
- the LOC126891259 gene encoding uncharacterized protein LOC126891259, with the translated sequence MCSICKGNYFHESCAEKSGAMKGNTIKCGQCAKSEVKSDEVDFSSNKSKEISEFQKLFQKMEESMEFLSSKFDTLTVENQNALRELRDMKRENIQLKTKVSQLEKRICELEIKEFSCNLEIHGTQIKNEDPKEVLMEIANDLLSCNFNSQDVSDCFKQETKNGAIIVAKMRSRDIKTKFIKARKNRKMESNMLSCNKNKENTSKIYINEQLTFTNRNLFNIAYKLKKERKYKYCWTKNGRVYVKKSDDSEPIYIHNEDIIKTL